One genomic segment of Erythrolamprus reginae isolate rEryReg1 chromosome 2, rEryReg1.hap1, whole genome shotgun sequence includes these proteins:
- the RLN3 gene encoding relaxin-3: MPKFLLALVLGVLLSERWLGSEARTPPYGVKLCGREFIRAVIFTCGGSRWRRAGNPSALLGGDPAETFDATSLSNEWNPVHSSQQDPSENYGSWQGRQSYALSEEPWPLDRGARDVMESLSNACCKWGCSKYEISSLC, from the exons ATGCCCAAGTTCCTCCTGGCTCTGGTCCTTGGAGTGCTGCTCTCAGAGAGATGGCTGGGGAGTGAAGCCAGGACACCCCCTTACGGTGTCAAGCTGTGCGGTAGGGAGTTCATCCGTGCTGTCATCTTCACCTGTGGAGGATCTCGCTGGAGACGAGCAG GAAATCCCAGTGCTCTCCTTGGGGGAGATCCTGCAGAAACATTTGATGCAACATCGTTATCCAATGAATGGAATCCAGTGCATTCCTCCCAACAAGATCCTTCTGAAAATTACGGGAGCTGGCAAGGTCGGCAGAGCTATGCCCTCTCCGAAGAGCCCTGGCCTTTGGATCGCGGAGCTCGAGATGTTATGGAAAGCCTGAGCAATGCCTGTTGCAAGTGGGGCTGCAGCAAGTATGAGATCAGTTCTTTATGTTAG